Proteins encoded by one window of Kineosporia sp. NBRC 101731:
- a CDS encoding DUF4229 domain-containing protein: MHQALIKYTVMRLAIFVVVLIVLDLFMDPSVVWIALGAGISLALSYLLLSRPREQLTEAIVERTEKRLNAKHEGLARSDAEIEDEADEAARARGEQS; the protein is encoded by the coding sequence GTGCACCAGGCCCTGATCAAGTACACCGTCATGCGGCTGGCGATCTTCGTGGTCGTCCTGATCGTGCTCGACCTCTTCATGGATCCGAGCGTGGTCTGGATCGCCCTGGGCGCCGGGATCTCGCTGGCGCTGTCGTACCTGCTGCTGAGCCGGCCGCGGGAACAGCTCACCGAGGCCATCGTCGAGCGCACCGAGAAGCGGCTGAACGCCAAGCACGAGGGCCTGGCCCGCTCCGACGCCGAGATCGAGGACGAGGCGGACGAGGCGGCCCGGGCCCGCGGCGAACAGTCTTAA
- a CDS encoding PLD nuclease N-terminal domain-containing protein: MARVLFVLAVIGVTIYAAIDCLRSDDDEIRILPKPLWLLFIVLIPLLGGVTWILFGRQSSPGHQPPRRLRTLGPDDDPEFLRNLDVRRPKPDDGEKK; the protein is encoded by the coding sequence ATGGCCAGAGTTCTCTTCGTACTCGCGGTGATCGGGGTCACCATCTACGCCGCCATCGACTGCCTGCGGAGCGACGACGACGAGATACGTATCCTCCCGAAACCGTTGTGGTTGCTGTTCATCGTGCTGATCCCGCTGCTCGGGGGAGTGACCTGGATCCTCTTCGGGCGCCAGTCGTCGCCGGGCCATCAGCCACCGCGCCGGTTGCGCACCCTGGGGCCGGACGACGACCCCGAATTCCTGCGCAATCTCGATGTGCGCAGGCCGAAGCCCGACGACGGCGAGAAGAAGTAA
- a CDS encoding 1,4-dihydroxy-2-naphthoate polyprenyltransferase: MATTAQWVEGARLRTLPLAVAPVLIGTGAAIGQDIGWGALELFEALLALIVSLALQVGVNYANDYSDGIRGTDDNRVGPFRLTGSRAAAPGQVKTAAFACFGLAGVAGLLLVVLAGQYWMLAIGVICVLAAWYYTGGKHPYGYSGLGEVAVFVFFGLVAVLGTMYTQVATLSASGVAAAAGMGSLACAVLVANNLRDIPTDSVTGKNTLAVRLGDASTRVFYVFLVATPFVLTVVIAPWHPWTTIALLALPLARGPVTCVTTGETGRGLIPALKDTGRLGLVWALLIAVGLGF; this comes from the coding sequence ATGGCCACCACTGCCCAATGGGTCGAGGGCGCGCGGTTGCGCACCCTCCCGCTCGCGGTGGCCCCCGTGCTCATCGGTACCGGTGCGGCGATCGGCCAGGACATCGGCTGGGGCGCGCTGGAACTGTTCGAGGCCCTGCTGGCGCTGATCGTCTCGCTGGCCCTGCAGGTCGGCGTGAACTACGCCAACGACTACTCCGACGGTATCCGCGGCACCGACGACAACCGGGTCGGGCCGTTCCGGCTGACCGGGTCACGGGCCGCCGCCCCCGGGCAGGTCAAGACGGCCGCGTTCGCCTGCTTCGGCCTCGCGGGGGTGGCCGGGCTGCTGCTCGTGGTGCTGGCCGGGCAGTACTGGATGCTCGCGATCGGCGTGATCTGCGTGCTCGCGGCCTGGTACTACACCGGCGGCAAGCACCCCTACGGCTACTCCGGGCTGGGCGAGGTCGCGGTCTTCGTGTTCTTCGGCCTGGTGGCGGTTCTCGGCACGATGTACACCCAGGTCGCCACCCTCTCGGCCTCCGGTGTCGCGGCGGCCGCCGGCATGGGCTCGCTGGCCTGCGCGGTGCTGGTGGCGAACAACCTGCGCGACATCCCGACCGACTCGGTGACGGGGAAGAACACCCTGGCGGTACGGCTCGGTGACGCCAGCACCCGGGTGTTCTACGTGTTCCTGGTCGCGACGCCGTTCGTACTCACCGTGGTGATCGCCCCCTGGCACCCGTGGACCACGATCGCGCTGCTCGCACTGCCGCTGGCCCGGGGCCCGGTGACCTGCGTGACGACCGGCGAGACGGGCCGTGGCCTGATCCCGGCGCTGAAGGACACGGGCCGGCTCGGTCTGGTCTGGGCGCTACTGATCGCTGTCGGGCTGGGTTTTTAA
- the ccsB gene encoding c-type cytochrome biogenesis protein CcsB, whose product MGVNENLAHLSNNLIYSAMAAYAVALIAFAIDLSGRGRVASPAVQQGVRQQEFGEGSVLTLNGPGAGGTELPRTSLAAGDTSSEKRQTVAIAVMVTWVALALHIGAVVCRGLSVERVPWGNMYEFSISGSVVVTAVYLIALWRADLRFLGTFVIGPVLLTLGLAIAVFYTDAAQLVPALQSTWLVVHVSVAFVASALFVLGFSLTVLQLVQDRREALITAGKPPVRGAFMEKLPSAGVLDRTSYRLYAVAFPLWTFTLIAGAIWAEKSWGRYWNWDPKEIWSFVIWVAYASYLHARATRGWDGRRAAYLACVAFFCLMFNWFGVNIFFAGLHSYAGVG is encoded by the coding sequence GTGGGCGTCAACGAGAACCTGGCGCATCTGAGCAACAACCTGATCTATTCGGCGATGGCGGCCTACGCGGTCGCGCTGATCGCCTTCGCCATCGATCTCTCCGGCCGCGGCCGGGTGGCCAGTCCTGCCGTACAGCAGGGCGTGCGGCAGCAGGAGTTCGGCGAGGGCAGCGTGCTGACCCTCAACGGTCCGGGCGCCGGCGGCACCGAGCTGCCCCGCACCTCACTGGCAGCCGGCGACACCTCGAGCGAGAAGCGCCAGACCGTGGCCATCGCCGTCATGGTGACCTGGGTGGCCCTGGCCCTGCACATCGGGGCCGTGGTCTGCCGCGGTCTGTCGGTGGAGCGGGTGCCGTGGGGCAACATGTACGAGTTCTCGATCAGCGGCTCGGTCGTCGTGACCGCCGTCTACCTGATCGCGCTCTGGCGTGCCGACCTGCGGTTCCTCGGCACGTTCGTGATCGGCCCGGTACTGCTCACGCTGGGTCTGGCCATCGCCGTGTTCTACACCGACGCCGCCCAGCTGGTGCCGGCCCTGCAGAGCACCTGGCTGGTCGTGCACGTGTCGGTCGCCTTCGTGGCCTCCGCGCTCTTCGTGCTCGGCTTCTCCCTGACCGTGCTGCAGCTGGTGCAGGACCGCCGGGAGGCGCTGATCACGGCCGGGAAGCCGCCGGTGCGGGGCGCCTTCATGGAGAAGCTGCCCAGCGCCGGGGTGCTGGACCGCACCTCCTACCGGCTCTACGCCGTGGCCTTCCCGCTCTGGACGTTCACCCTGATCGCCGGGGCGATCTGGGCGGAGAAGTCGTGGGGCCGCTACTGGAACTGGGACCCGAAGGAGATCTGGAGCTTCGTCATCTGGGTCGCCTACGCCTCCTACCTGCATGCCCGCGCCACCCGCGGCTGGGACGGCCGCCGGGCTGCCTACCTGGCCTGCGTGGCGTTCTTCTGCCTGATGTTCAACTGGTTCGGGGTGAACATCTTCTTCGCCGGTCTGCACTCGTACGCCGGTGTCGGATAG
- the menE gene encoding o-succinylbenzoate--CoA ligase, translating to MTPGPSARTLETRLTCADDRILGVLPALREALSGSGPALALSDKVPQSHLEPTQRPDPAPPGVLDLVEEPVPLLGPDDDPADPTAVSVRTSGSTGVPKRVLLSASALFASASATHDRLGGGGQWLLALPAQHVAGLQVLVRSLVAGTTPGVMDLGGGFTPEGFAGATARLRGRRLYTSLVPTQITRILDDPAATRALCRYDAVLVGGSAVGETLLARAAQAGARLVTTYGMSETAGGCVYDGVPLDGVGIALDEGTGRIRISGPTLARGYLGAPFRDGVFVTADHGSWADGRLRVHGRLDAMIISGGVNIAPGPVEDVLQRLPGVAEAVVVGVPDPEWGQRVGAALVLTPGAQAPTLAEVRARVTHELSARSAPRQLTVLEHLPLRGPGKPDRAAITTILSGTPVPGSPEGN from the coding sequence GTGACTCCCGGGCCCTCCGCACGTACCCTCGAAACCCGGCTGACCTGCGCGGACGACCGAATTCTGGGGGTCCTACCGGCCCTTCGGGAGGCGCTTTCGGGCAGTGGACCCGCCCTCGCCCTCAGCGACAAAGTTCCACAAAGTCACCTCGAACCCACGCAACGTCCCGATCCGGCACCTCCCGGCGTCCTGGATCTCGTCGAGGAACCGGTACCGCTACTGGGCCCCGACGACGATCCGGCCGACCCGACGGCCGTCTCCGTGCGCACCTCCGGTTCCACCGGCGTCCCCAAGCGGGTGTTGCTCTCCGCGTCCGCCCTGTTCGCCTCCGCCTCGGCCACCCACGACCGGCTCGGCGGCGGTGGGCAGTGGCTGCTGGCCCTGCCCGCCCAGCACGTCGCCGGCCTCCAGGTGCTGGTGCGCTCGCTGGTCGCGGGCACCACGCCGGGCGTGATGGACCTCGGCGGCGGCTTCACGCCGGAGGGGTTCGCCGGGGCCACCGCCCGGCTGAGGGGCCGTCGGCTCTACACCTCGCTGGTGCCGACCCAGATCACCCGCATCCTCGACGACCCGGCCGCCACGCGGGCCCTGTGCCGTTACGACGCGGTCCTGGTCGGTGGTTCGGCCGTCGGCGAGACCCTGCTGGCGCGGGCCGCGCAGGCGGGGGCCCGGCTGGTCACCACCTACGGCATGAGCGAGACCGCGGGCGGCTGCGTCTACGACGGGGTGCCGCTGGACGGGGTGGGGATCGCCCTGGACGAGGGCACCGGCCGGATCCGGATCAGCGGCCCGACCCTGGCCCGCGGCTATCTGGGCGCGCCCTTCCGGGACGGTGTGTTCGTCACCGCCGACCACGGTTCCTGGGCCGACGGCCGGCTGCGGGTCCACGGCCGCCTGGACGCGATGATCATCAGCGGCGGGGTCAACATCGCCCCCGGCCCGGTGGAGGACGTGCTGCAACGCCTTCCCGGGGTGGCCGAGGCGGTGGTGGTCGGGGTGCCCGATCCGGAGTGGGGACAGCGGGTGGGCGCGGCGCTCGTGCTCACGCCGGGCGCGCAAGCCCCTACCCTTGCCGAGGTCCGGGCACGGGTCACCCACGAGCTGTCCGCCCGGTCGGCGCCCCGGCAGCTGACGGTGCTGGAGCACCTCCCCCTGCGCGGGCCGGGCAAGCCCGACCGCGCGGCGATCACGACGATCCTCTCGGGCACCCCCGTGCCCGGGTCTCCGGAAGGAAACTGA
- a CDS encoding EAL domain-containing protein gives MTLLGANSGGEPTGRNDRTALPAGGFGVDRPDRPDRPDRPGRPGTGGRWRRRPGRMRTRLAHRRTRRDAATAPVEQPKLLTPPMAVANPLRDQVSRAGECGFDTLTFGVSRPADPRAGSGIPWPRSAAHPPNPADALDTPQDRGTDEEEEERDTAEWEMPTPMAIDLSDGPKLIRHPQPAQPPQSSPQSSPQSPSQSPSPSPSQEPSQEPSRAPSEDLRVLTRTTLNPVPEPAVPSPASPTEPRRMPEALLTLVLSLIASATAWAVAAPPPVWLTLSVLPLAGLMALLLPGFTAARVLRATALLGVAAALPVLQPALTPVSLVIALTTVASYPLLVGPVAGWTVTALGVIALTGALTGRTLIDGPARIARLLADPQDHPVVGIQIALGSGVLVAALVGITATAARRRLTRAAGAARAGERQAWARAAVLAASSSLDPATGLPNRDGLLGALALSLAPQNRRPVGLVLAEVDRFDDLADSLGAGTADELAGQVGGRIAGHFPDALVARVSRQQFAVMLSDDLLPPNADTCADVARVISRLLDEPVLAGAREFSLTCSLGGAVSGPDPITSPGPISAGGLTTTPGLTTADDLLQAADEAVRTARGRGRGRWAMFDTALRAQSLMRAGLEQELRHAVRMGLIEVDFQPMLALGRGTDDDDRIAGAQALPRWRRQDGVTVTASTFVPLADDLGLGVTLGLQTINRALAALVIWRHEGINIDQVWVSLSPAQLEDPDFAHEVAAQLAIRGLAASSLVLQVGAGELVESEQALRTLGMLRSLRIFVALGDFGCGGTSLTMLRRLPISAVKLDGRLAPELNEFGEGDDVPRAVARLCHSLGLQVICESVQTAQQLEGARQIGADAVQGSAIARPMSAQDVTNLLTLRMPRELRLRSEKP, from the coding sequence ATGACGCTTCTCGGGGCCAACAGCGGCGGCGAGCCCACGGGCCGCAACGACCGGACGGCACTGCCCGCCGGTGGTTTCGGTGTCGACCGGCCCGACCGGCCCGACCGGCCCGACCGGCCCGGGCGCCCCGGCACCGGCGGACGCTGGAGACGACGGCCCGGACGCATGCGCACCCGGCTGGCCCACCGTCGCACCCGGCGGGACGCGGCCACCGCACCGGTCGAGCAGCCCAAGCTGCTGACCCCACCGATGGCCGTCGCCAACCCGTTGCGCGACCAGGTCTCCCGCGCCGGCGAGTGCGGTTTCGACACCCTGACGTTCGGGGTCAGCCGGCCCGCCGACCCGCGCGCCGGAAGCGGTATCCCGTGGCCCAGGTCGGCGGCCCACCCGCCGAACCCGGCGGATGCCCTGGACACACCGCAGGACCGGGGCACCGACGAGGAGGAGGAGGAGCGCGACACCGCCGAGTGGGAAATGCCCACACCGATGGCGATCGACCTGTCCGACGGACCGAAGCTGATCCGCCACCCCCAGCCGGCGCAGCCGCCGCAGTCGTCGCCGCAGTCGTCGCCGCAGTCGCCGTCGCAGTCGCCGTCGCCGTCGCCGTCGCAGGAGCCGTCGCAGGAGCCGTCGAGAGCACCGTCGGAAGACCTCCGGGTCCTCACCCGCACCACTCTCAACCCGGTCCCCGAGCCGGCCGTCCCGTCGCCCGCATCCCCCACCGAACCCCGCCGGATGCCGGAAGCCCTGCTCACCCTGGTGCTGTCGCTGATCGCCTCGGCCACCGCCTGGGCCGTCGCCGCGCCGCCCCCGGTCTGGCTGACTCTCTCGGTCCTGCCCCTCGCCGGCCTGATGGCCCTGCTGCTGCCGGGATTCACCGCAGCCCGGGTGCTGCGCGCCACCGCCCTGCTGGGGGTCGCGGCCGCGCTGCCCGTGCTCCAACCCGCCCTGACCCCGGTGTCGCTGGTGATCGCCCTGACCACCGTGGCCTCCTACCCGCTGCTGGTCGGCCCGGTGGCGGGCTGGACCGTCACCGCACTCGGCGTGATCGCCCTGACCGGCGCCCTGACCGGCCGCACCCTGATCGACGGCCCGGCCCGGATCGCGCGTCTGCTGGCCGACCCGCAGGACCACCCCGTCGTCGGCATCCAGATCGCGCTGGGCTCGGGCGTACTCGTCGCCGCCCTGGTCGGGATCACCGCCACCGCCGCCCGCCGCCGCCTCACCCGGGCAGCCGGCGCCGCCCGGGCCGGCGAGCGCCAGGCCTGGGCCCGGGCCGCCGTGCTCGCCGCATCGTCGTCCCTCGACCCGGCCACCGGCCTCCCGAACCGTGACGGCCTGCTCGGGGCGCTCGCCCTCTCCCTCGCCCCTCAGAACCGTCGGCCCGTCGGCCTGGTACTCGCCGAGGTGGACCGGTTCGACGACCTGGCCGACAGCCTGGGCGCGGGTACGGCCGACGAACTGGCCGGGCAGGTGGGCGGCCGGATCGCCGGGCACTTCCCGGACGCTCTGGTGGCCCGGGTGTCCCGGCAGCAGTTCGCCGTGATGCTCAGCGACGACCTGCTCCCACCGAACGCCGACACCTGCGCCGACGTGGCCCGGGTGATCAGCCGTCTGCTGGACGAGCCGGTTCTCGCCGGGGCCCGCGAGTTCAGCCTGACGTGCTCGCTCGGTGGGGCCGTCTCCGGACCCGACCCGATCACCTCGCCCGGCCCGATCTCCGCCGGCGGCCTGACCACCACCCCGGGCCTGACCACCGCCGACGACCTGTTGCAGGCGGCCGACGAGGCCGTGCGCACGGCCCGGGGCCGGGGCCGCGGCCGCTGGGCCATGTTCGACACCGCCCTACGCGCCCAGAGCCTGATGCGGGCCGGCCTGGAACAGGAACTGCGGCACGCGGTGCGGATGGGCCTGATCGAGGTCGACTTCCAGCCCATGCTCGCCCTCGGCCGCGGGACGGACGACGACGACCGGATCGCCGGTGCGCAGGCTCTGCCGCGCTGGCGGCGGCAGGACGGCGTCACCGTGACCGCGTCCACCTTCGTGCCGCTGGCCGACGACCTCGGCCTGGGGGTCACGCTCGGCCTGCAGACCATCAACCGGGCCCTGGCCGCCCTGGTGATCTGGCGGCACGAGGGCATCAACATCGATCAGGTCTGGGTCAGCCTCTCCCCCGCCCAGCTCGAAGACCCCGACTTCGCCCACGAGGTGGCGGCCCAGCTGGCCATCCGGGGGCTGGCCGCCTCGTCCCTGGTGCTCCAGGTCGGCGCGGGCGAGCTGGTGGAGTCGGAACAGGCTCTGCGGACCCTGGGCATGCTGCGCTCACTGCGGATCTTCGTGGCACTGGGCGACTTCGGCTGTGGCGGGACCTCGCTGACCATGCTGCGGCGGCTGCCGATCAGCGCGGTGAAGCTGGACGGACGGCTGGCTCCGGAGCTGAACGAGTTCGGCGAGGGCGACGACGTGCCCCGGGCCGTGGCCCGGCTGTGCCACTCCCTGGGGCTCCAGGTGATCTGCGAGTCGGTCCAGACCGCCCAGCAGCTGGAGGGCGCGCGGCAGATCGGGGCCGACGCCGTGCAGGGCAGTGCGATCGCCCGGCCGATGTCGGCCCAGGACGTGACCAACCTGCTCACCCTGCGCATGCCGCGTGAACTTCGGCTGCGCTCGGAGAAGCCGTAG
- a CDS encoding cytochrome c biogenesis protein ResB has product MSVDDEIELRPGQKGKMPRIDAKNDVAQPKLSPLGWLRWTWRQLTSMRTALILLMLLAFAAVPGSLIPQTRIDPSKVSTFLEDHPDLGPWVRRLDGFDVYGSPWFSAIYLLLFISLIGCVVPRTRQQYKALRAKPPRAPRRLERMPVHATTHTPASSEEVLAAARKALRRKRYRVHAHDAETLSADRGLLSETGNLVFHLALLGLLATMAIGSFISYSGQSVVVVGDKWSNTLPQYDSFTGGRAVGADDLAPYSFTLKSFDADFDKVSTGNQFGAARDFEGKLEVIEKPGATPVERTIKVNDPLDVNGSRVFLVGNGYAPKITVRDGEGNEVASGAVPFLSTDANYTSTGVLKMADAKPEQLGLMAVFLPTASTDPDTGAEISVFPDDDNPKLQLYAFTGDVGLDDGVGRSVYVLDTSRLTAIKGSDGKQFTKTIGVGDSVKLPGGNGTVTFDGVTRYVALDVRYDPTKIYVLVFALAALCGVTASLFVRRRRVWFRVTPSGGITAVGIGGLSRTEDTQLAEEVRSLLMTAVPDRVDRVDRVDPVDPVDRVDPVEVKAPETAGGTNDEPARRHEPPGEGV; this is encoded by the coding sequence ATGAGCGTCGACGACGAGATCGAGCTGAGGCCGGGGCAGAAGGGCAAGATGCCCCGGATCGACGCCAAGAACGACGTGGCCCAGCCGAAGCTGAGTCCCCTGGGCTGGCTGCGCTGGACGTGGCGCCAGCTGACCAGCATGCGCACGGCGCTGATCCTGCTGATGCTGCTGGCTTTCGCCGCGGTGCCGGGCTCGCTGATCCCGCAGACCCGCATCGACCCGTCCAAGGTCAGCACGTTCCTCGAGGACCACCCCGACCTGGGGCCCTGGGTGCGACGGCTCGACGGGTTCGACGTCTACGGCTCGCCCTGGTTCTCCGCGATCTACCTGTTGCTGTTCATCTCGCTGATCGGCTGCGTGGTACCGCGCACCCGGCAGCAGTACAAGGCGCTGCGGGCGAAACCGCCGCGCGCCCCGCGCCGGCTCGAACGCATGCCGGTGCACGCCACCACCCATACTCCGGCGTCCTCCGAAGAGGTGCTCGCGGCGGCCCGCAAGGCGCTGCGCCGCAAGCGCTACCGGGTGCACGCGCACGACGCCGAGACGCTCTCGGCCGACCGCGGCCTGCTCAGCGAGACCGGCAACCTGGTCTTCCACCTGGCGCTGCTCGGCCTGCTGGCGACGATGGCGATCGGCTCGTTCATCAGCTACTCCGGCCAGAGCGTGGTGGTGGTCGGCGACAAGTGGTCGAACACCCTGCCGCAGTACGACTCCTTCACCGGCGGCCGGGCGGTGGGCGCCGACGACCTGGCGCCGTACTCGTTCACCCTGAAGAGTTTCGACGCCGACTTCGACAAGGTCTCGACCGGTAACCAGTTCGGCGCGGCCCGCGACTTCGAGGGCAAGCTCGAGGTGATCGAGAAGCCGGGTGCCACGCCGGTGGAGCGCACGATCAAGGTCAACGATCCGCTCGACGTGAACGGCTCGCGGGTGTTCCTGGTCGGTAACGGCTACGCGCCGAAGATCACCGTGCGGGACGGTGAGGGCAACGAGGTCGCCTCCGGAGCGGTGCCGTTCCTGTCGACCGACGCGAACTACACCTCCACCGGTGTGCTGAAGATGGCCGACGCCAAGCCCGAGCAGCTCGGCCTGATGGCCGTGTTCCTGCCGACGGCGAGCACCGATCCCGACACCGGCGCCGAGATCTCGGTGTTCCCGGACGACGACAACCCGAAACTCCAGCTCTACGCCTTCACGGGTGACGTTGGTCTGGACGACGGTGTCGGGCGGTCGGTCTACGTGCTCGACACGAGCAGGCTGACGGCGATCAAGGGCTCCGACGGCAAGCAGTTCACCAAGACCATCGGCGTCGGCGACAGCGTGAAACTGCCCGGTGGCAACGGCACCGTCACCTTCGACGGTGTCACCCGGTACGTCGCACTCGACGTGCGGTACGACCCGACGAAGATCTACGTGCTGGTCTTCGCCCTCGCGGCCCTGTGCGGTGTGACGGCCTCGCTGTTCGTCCGCCGCCGCCGGGTCTGGTTCCGGGTCACGCCGTCGGGCGGCATCACCGCCGTGGGGATCGGCGGCCTGTCGCGCACCGAGGACACGCAACTCGCCGAAGAGGTGCGTAGCCTGCTGATGACCGCGGTACCGGACAGAGTCGACCGAGTCGACCGAGTCGACCCGGTCGACCCGGTCGACCGGGTCGACCCGGTGGAAGTGAAAGCGCCCGAAACCGCGGGCGGGACGAACGATGAGCCGGCGAGGCGCCACGAGCCGCCGGGCGAAGGAGTCTGA